CCGGCGTGAGGCCGCCCAGCCGGCACTTGATATCGAGGAACTTCTCGGCGCCCAGGTCGGCCCCAAAGCCCGCCTCGGTCAGCACGATGTCGGCCAGAGACAAACCCAGCCGAGTCGCCGCCAGCGAATTGCAGCCGTGGGCGATATTGCCGAACGGGCCGCCATGCACCAGCGCAGGGCCCCCCTCCAGGGTCTGTACCAGATTGGGCAGGATTGCGTCCTTGAGCAGCAACGTCATGGCGCCCGAGGCCTTGAGATCGGCTGCAGTAACCGGCCTCTTGTCGCGGGTCAGACCCACGACAATCCGGCCGAGCCGCGCCTCGAGGTCCTGCAGGTCGGTTGCCAGGCAGAGCACGGCCATCACTTCACTGCCTGGCACGATCACGAACCGATCTTCCCGGGTCGGACCGCCGTTCAAGCCGCCCATCCCGACCACGATCTGCCGAAGCGCACGATCGTTCATGTCGATGGTGCGCGGCCAGCTGATCCGCCGCGAATCGATGCCCAGGGCGTTGCCATGGTGGATATGGTTATCCAGCATCGCCGAGAGCAGGTTGTGCGCCGAGGTGATGGCGTGGAAGTCGCCCGTGAAGTGCAGGTTGATCTCGTCCATCGGAACGACCTGCGCATACCCGCCGCCGGCGGCGCCGCCTTTGACCCCGAAGATGGGGCCGAGTGACGGCTCCCGAATGCAGACCATGACCTTCTTTCCGAGCCGCCGGAGCGCCTGGCTGACGCCGACGGTCACCGTCGACTTGCCCTCGCCCGCCGGTGTCGGGTTGATCCCGGTTACCAGCACCAGCTTGCCCCGGGGTGACCGGGCGCGAATCGCCTCGGCGCTGATCTTGGCCTTGTATTTCCCGTACGGAATGATCTCATCCGCTGCAAGTCCGACCTCTGCGGCGACGTCAGCGATCGGACGCAGGGTGGCGGCTTGAGCGATGGCGATGTCTGACGGAACAATGGACACGGGACACACCTTACGCGATACGGTTTGAGACAGGGCCAACCCGGGAACCGAAGACGGCAGCGGCATTGGCGGAAGTCCGGACGGCAATCTCCTCGAACGACAGACCGACGATCTGGGCCAGCTTCCGGGCCGTGGCGGCGACGTAGGCGGGCTCGTTGCGCTTGCCGCGGAAAGGCACCGGCGCCAGGTAGGGCGCATCCGTCTCGACCAGCAGACGATCCTCGGGTACCTCACGAACGGCGTCGTCCTGCTGCCACGACTTGAACGTGATCATGCCGCTCCACGAGATATAGTGCCCAAGCCGAACGGCGCTGCGCAAGAGGCCGATGCCACTGGAGAACGAGTGCATCACCGCCACAACACCAGGATGGTTGCGCAGAATGGCAATCATGTCCTCGTCGGCCTCGCGGGCGTGGATGACCACCGGCTTGCCTGCCTGAGTCGCAAGCTCAAGCTGCGCATCGAGCGCCGCGAGCTGATCAGTCCTGGGCGAATGATCGTAGTGGTAGTCGAGGCCCATTTCTCCGGCTGCCACGACGAGCGGGTCAGTCAGGGCATCTGCCAGCCACCGTGCCAGCTCGGCAGACCATCGGGTGGCCTGGTGCGGATGCAAGCCAGCCGTTGCAGACAGCGCCGAGTCGGCCTCGGCAAGGGCACGGGCGCGGGCCGCAGCCTCCGGCGTCTCGCCGATGACGATCGCATGGCCAACCCCCGCATCCCTCATTCGCACCACCACCTCGCCAACCTCGGACGCGAATCCGGGGTCGGCGAGGTGGCAATGAGTGTCGACCAGCGACGCGGCTACCAACCCGGGGTCACCCGGTCGGCTGCGCCTTCGCCGATGCCGCCACGCGCTTGACCGCGGAGGCGGCCACCCCGGCGGCCGGCGGCCACTTGGTCTGGATCCAGAGCAGAATCGGCGCGGCAATGAAGATCGACGAGAAGGTCGCCAGCAGGATGCCGAAGAACAGTACCAGCGAGAACGGCCGGATCACGTCGGTGCCGAAGATCGACAGCGCAATCAAGGTGCCCAGGGTCGTGACACCGGTCAGCACCGTGCGAGGCAGCGTCTCGTTGACGGAGCGATTGAGCAGATCGATGAAATTCATCTGGCGACGATCGCGCAGATTCTCGCGGATTCGGTCGAAGATGACGATCGTGTCGTTGAGCGAGAGACCCAGCACGGTCAGCAGCGCGGCGACCACGACGAGACTGACCTCGAGCTTGAGCAGCGCGATAAAGGCAATGGTAACGCCGATATCGTGGACGGTGGCCACGACCGCCGCGAGGCCAAAGCGCCAGTCGAAGCGATACGCCAGATAGGCAAGCACGGCAAAGAACGAAAAGAAGATGGCCATGAAGGCCTTCTGCTGGAGCTCTCCACCGACCTTCGGTCCGACAGCCTCGGTTCGCTCGACCGAGAAGTTGCCGGCACCTACGATCTTGGTCAGCGCCTGCGCAATCGCGGCGCCTGCCTGCTGCGTATCATCGGCGTCGGTCGTATTGTCACCGACCCGGACCCGAACCACGAACTCGTTGGAGGCACCGAAGGTCTGGATCTCCGCTCCCGAAAATCCTTCGGCCTCGAGGCCCCCGCGAAGCGCATCGACCGTGATGGCCTCGCTGGCCTTGACGTGCATCAGTGTGCCACCGGTAAACTCGACGCTGTAGTTGATGCCGCGAGCGACAATCGCCACCGCACCGAGCGTCAGAATCGCAGCCGTGACGATATAGGCATAGCGGCGGTTCTCGATGAACTTGTACGCCGCGTTCTTGAAGGCACGGTAGGTGCCAACCGACAGTGTCGTCATGTCCGGACGCCGCTTGAGCCAGGCCAGGAAGAACGTCCGGGTCACGAAGATCGCCGTGATCATCGAGGCAAAGACACCAATAATCAGCGTCACGGCAAAACCCTGCACCGGTCCGGTTCCGAACTGGAACAGGAAGAGCGCAGTCAGCACGGTCGTGAGGTTGGAGTCGATGATGGCCGGCAAGGCGTTCTTGAAGCCCTCGTCGACCGAGAGACGAACCGTCTTCCCGTCCGCCAACTCTTCGCGAATCCGCTCGAAGATCAGCACGTTGGCATCGACCGCCATCGCGATGGCGAGGACGAAGCCCGC
The Gemmatimonadales bacterium genome window above contains:
- a CDS encoding formate--tetrahydrofolate ligase, with the protein product MPLPSSVPGLALSQTVSRKVCPVSIVPSDIAIAQAATLRPIADVAAEVGLAADEIIPYGKYKAKISAEAIRARSPRGKLVLVTGINPTPAGEGKSTVTVGVSQALRRLGKKVMVCIREPSLGPIFGVKGGAAGGGYAQVVPMDEINLHFTGDFHAITSAHNLLSAMLDNHIHHGNALGIDSRRISWPRTIDMNDRALRQIVVGMGGLNGGPTREDRFVIVPGSEVMAVLCLATDLQDLEARLGRIVVGLTRDKRPVTAADLKASGAMTLLLKDAILPNLVQTLEGGPALVHGGPFGNIAHGCNSLAATRLGLSLADIVLTEAGFGADLGAEKFLDIKCRLGGLTPEAAVVVATIRALKMHGGVKKDSLGTPDVAALERGLVNLEAHAANLAKFGLPVVVALNRFTSDSQEEIQCVLDAAARWGVRAALSDVWAAGGAGGEAVAQAVLETLVEGQAAFQPIYDAAQPIKAKIEAIAREIYGADGVDYLAAAERNIAQCESMGLGNTPICIAKTQYSFSDDPTRLGRPSGFRITIRDVYPSAGAGFVVALAGEIMTMPGLSKTPSAEAIRVHADGRIEGLF
- a CDS encoding TatD family hydrolase; its protein translation is MVAASLVDTHCHLADPGFASEVGEVVVRMRDAGVGHAIVIGETPEAAARARALAEADSALSATAGLHPHQATRWSAELARWLADALTDPLVVAAGEMGLDYHYDHSPRTDQLAALDAQLELATQAGKPVVIHAREADEDMIAILRNHPGVVAVMHSFSSGIGLLRSAVRLGHYISWSGMITFKSWQQDDAVREVPEDRLLVETDAPYLAPVPFRGKRNEPAYVAATARKLAQIVGLSFEEIAVRTSANAAAVFGSRVGPVSNRIA
- the secD gene encoding protein translocase subunit SecD, with protein sequence MFTNLRNRFIVIAILILASGFFLWNNKRKTTTPTHQGTIVNLGLDLQGGMHLGLELDQSNRVSSDPAGDIQLALTVLRKRIDEFGVLEPIIQTVGAERIVVELPGVTDPDRAKAVVQRSAFLEFKITDKTQALERSIGIMDRTLRDLGVTASVGATPARPSAVQDLLGADSAKEAESDSVITNGIFASLIQPSSAVGLPQVPGEYVVREGAYRQVDSLLRRPEVRRLWPRGIDFKWSNAPISAGVEQFRLLYALDERPIITGTHLVNAIAQLDPLTNGAEVNFELDRQGGRRFGQETARHVGDYMAIILDNEVQGRPPVIQSRIERQGRIQLGGRSLQEAQDLALTLRAGALPTPLKIVEERQVGPSLGADAIRGGIIAGIIGVIFVILMMILYYAWSGVIAIGALIIYTLMTFAALAAFEATLTLPGLAGFVLAIAMAVDANVLIFERIREELADGKTVRLSVDEGFKNALPAIIDSNLTTVLTALFLFQFGTGPVQGFAVTLIIGVFASMITAIFVTRTFFLAWLKRRPDMTTLSVGTYRAFKNAAYKFIENRRYAYIVTAAILTLGAVAIVARGINYSVEFTGGTLMHVKASEAITVDALRGGLEAEGFSGAEIQTFGASNEFVVRVRVGDNTTDADDTQQAGAAIAQALTKIVGAGNFSVERTEAVGPKVGGELQQKAFMAIFFSFFAVLAYLAYRFDWRFGLAAVVATVHDIGVTIAFIALLKLEVSLVVVAALLTVLGLSLNDTIVIFDRIRENLRDRRQMNFIDLLNRSVNETLPRTVLTGVTTLGTLIALSIFGTDVIRPFSLVLFFGILLATFSSIFIAAPILLWIQTKWPPAAGVAASAVKRVAASAKAQPTG